The nucleotide window GTTTTAGCAGACTTCTGAGCGACTTCTTCACTCTCTTGCCCGCCACACCCTGTTAAGCCAAAGGTAACGGCCAATAACGACATTCCAATCACTTTAGAGATTTGTTTCATTTTGAACCTCAATCCTATCAATTCTTATTAATTTTTTATCTTATTCAAATCAGTTTAAAAACACAGCTATCAAAGACGACTAACATCCATACGACCGGTTGCCAACAACAGTTTGGCCTTATAGACATTTACATCATACTGCGCTGAAACCAAGTCAGCTCTTGCTTTGTCTAACTGCGTGTCGCCGGCCAATACTTCGGTAATGGTAGACACACCGTTCTTATAACGTTTCATAATCAAATTCTGTGCTTCGTTCGCTTGTTGAACGGCTAACACATTTGCTTCAACTTGTTTTTTAGCGATTTGTAACTTACGCCATGTAGTCAAAACCTCTAAACGAACTTTATTCTCTTGCGATCTAGCGGCGGCTTTTTTCTGCGCCGCCGACGCATTGGCCATATCGACTGAACCTTTCGTCACCCCAAAATCAGTAATTTTCCAAGAAACAACACCTGCAATCGTATAAGACCCATTATTTAGTGCCAAAGATTCGTCATTCCAGTCTTGGCGCAACATAACATTGAAACTTGGATAATAGTCCGCTTGCGCTGCCGCAACCGCATACTGAGTCGAAGCTGCTTCTTTACGTTTAGCATCTAATTCTGGGTTTCCACCTAAAGCCATAACCAACAACTCTTCCGCCGAATCAACCGGCAATTCCAGATCCACTCTTTCACCAACTTCAAGGCTTTGGTTAGTATCGGTACTCATCAGCATCTTCAACGTATCCAGAGCAATCTGTTCTTGACCCTGAGCCTTCAACAATGCCATTTGAGCATTAGACTGATTCACCTTGGCACTTAAAAATTCCGAACGCACCACCACACCTTGTTCTACTAAGTTTTGAGTGGTTTTCACATAAGAGTCAGCTGTCTCTTTAGCCTGTTTTGCAACCGTAATGAAAGAGCGGGCGGCATGTACCGCTTCATAGGCTTGGTAAATATTGAATGTCAAAAACTGCTGAACGGCCACATCACCTTTTTTGGCCGCATCAA belongs to Thiomicrorhabdus immobilis and includes:
- a CDS encoding TolC family protein codes for the protein MEQGRLIKRKLTTLMLAISAVMPLSAYAEKMDFKACVNTALNQNPEMTVSAARIQQAEGALLKAESSRLPQITLSVTGSNSDNALNVFGMKLQQRQATIGDFGIAESGAFLPSGSPNADYIPESLNNPQAHTDFNTRIEILIPVWNGGKIGSYEDQAAAMIDAAKKGDVAVQQFLTFNIYQAYEAVHAARSFITVAKQAKETADSYVKTTQNLVEQGVVVRSEFLSAKVNQSNAQMALLKAQGQEQIALDTLKMLMSTDTNQSLEVGERVDLELPVDSAEELLVMALGGNPELDAKRKEAASTQYAVAAAQADYYPSFNVMLRQDWNDESLALNNGSYTIAGVVSWKITDFGVTKGSVDMANASAAQKKAAARSQENKVRLEVLTTWRKLQIAKKQVEANVLAVQQANEAQNLIMKRYKNGVSTITEVLAGDTQLDKARADLVSAQYDVNVYKAKLLLATGRMDVSRL